One Pristiophorus japonicus isolate sPriJap1 chromosome 19, sPriJap1.hap1, whole genome shotgun sequence genomic window carries:
- the LOC139230008 gene encoding cdc42 effector protein 1-like, translating into MSFGKLPVFKNLVSNSHGKRRFKSELTPDMISSPLGDFRHTMHVGRGGDVFGDTSFLSDHGGEKARESAKSNLLVRALRNVRKSPMRSRNSSREMSPPPAVSPIIKNAVSLPHLLEAKNGSVERLNFKTVVSSPGVMDGSYGLESGFCTLPRWSRLDRPRDNPAALADSEKPVVERVEVTDFELPRTDSLLSFSLDLGPSLMSEVLAVMSGGGGGGSPGAGPLPGETAPNGARPVRFDLEGSFERGAGSSGGPRHNGGGGGAGAAAGAHLNLNHREGVAEASLAQARHFSGEPSCVEWKKSASASASPGGAGAGAGVRETRAERHVLRHHGGSISYPDSSVHVQRGDGECRSGSTQQPLRETTTGGLPAAAAANASLVQRILSRHFVAAASSSQQPPRQMAGTTGGEEQEDDDDDDDDNGGPRGSWRTQLLPSGQRAPADGEDEPSSGQSRQLQRDS; encoded by the exons ATGAGTTTTGGAAAGTTGCCTGTCTTCAAGAACCTGGTCTCCAACTCCCATGGCAAGCGCCGGTTCAAGTCGGAGCTGACCCCCGACATGATCAGCTCGCCACTGGGCGATTTCCGCCACACCATGCACGTGGGCCGGGGCGGTGACGTGTTTGGCGACACCTCTTTCCTCAGCGACCACGGTGGGGAGAAGGCGCGGGAGAGCGCCAAGTCCAACCTGTTGGTCCGGGCGCTGAGGAATGTCAGAAAGTCGCCGATGAGGAGCCGCAACAGCAGCCGGGAGATGTCCCCGCCGCCGGCCGTCTCGCCCATCATCAAGAACGCCGTCTCTTTGCCGCATCTGTTGGAGGCAAAGAATGGGTCGGTGGAACGACTCAATTTCAAAACCGTGGTGTCTAGTCCAGGCGTGATGGATGGATCATATG gacTGGAGTCGGGATTCTGCACCCTGCCCAGGTGGTCGCGGTTGGACAGGCCCAGGGACAATCCGGCGGCGCTGGCGGACTCGGAGAAGCCGGTGGTGGAGCGTGTGGAGGTGACGGACTTCGAGCTGCCCCGCACGGACTCGCTGCTGTCCTTCAGCCTGGACTTGGGGCCGTCGTTAATGAGCGAGGTGCTGGCGGTGATGAGCGGTGGCGGCGGCGGCGGCAGCCCGGGCGCAGGCCCGTTGCCAGGGGAGACCGCGCCAAACGGCGCGCGCCCGGTCAGGTTCGATCTGGAAGGTTCCTTCGAGCGGGGAGCGGGCTCGAGCGGCGGACCGCGACACaatggcggcggcggcggcgctggtgctgctgctggtgctcACCTCAACCTCAACCACCGGGAAGGTGTGGCAGAGGCGAGCCTCGCCCAAGCTCGGCATTTTAGCGGCGAGCCGTCGTGCGTCGAGTGGAAgaagagcgcgagcgcgagcgcgagcccgggcggagccggagccggagccggtGTGAGGGAGACGCGGGCGGAGAGACATGTTCTGAGGCACCATGGCGGCTCGATCAGCTACCCGGACTCGAGCGTCCACGTCCAGCGAGGGGACGGTGAGTGTCGGAGCGGATCCACTCAGCAGCCGCTCCGAGAGACGACGACCGGCGGGTTGCCGGCGGCGGCGGCGGCAAACGCTTCTCTGGTCCAGCGCATCCTCAGCCGCCATTTTGTCGCCGCCGCCTCCTCCTCGCAGCAGCCGCCGCGCCAAATGGCGGGAACCACTGGcggcgaggagcaggaggacgacgacgacgacgacgacgacaatGGAGGGCCCCGGGGAAGCTGGAGAACGCAGTTGCTGCCGTCCGGCCAACGCGCCCCGGCCGACGGGGAGGACG AGCCATCCAGTGGCCAAAGCCGGCAACTACAGCGTGACAGTTGA